The following DNA comes from Bacillota bacterium.
AATCGTCGGTGGTAAATCTTTTGTCTGCTGGGGATAAGGTCATCTGTTGCTCCAATGGCAAGTTTGGGGATCGGCTGGTCAAATTAAATGAAACCTACGGCATGAATGTAATCAAGCTCGAGTATCCTTGGGAGCAAGTCGTAAACCCCGAGGATATCAAGCGTGAGCTTGATGCGAACCCGGATGTTAAGGCGGTCTTTGTTGTGCAAAGCGAAACATCGACCGGCGTCTTAAACGATGTTAAGTCGATTGGCGAGATAGTCAAAAATTACGATGCTGTTCTGGTAGTAGATTCGATTACCGGTATCGGGGCAGTTGAATGCAAGACAGATGAGTGGAATCTCGATGTTGTTATGACCGGCTCTCAGAAGGGCCTTATGATGCCGCCAGGGTTGGCCGCTGTGTCGGTTAGCGAGAAGGCATGGGCCGCAACTGAGAAGTCTACGCTTCCAAAGTTTTATTTTAGCTGGAAGAAATCGGCCGATTCGCTGCATAAGGCGGAGCCGACGACGCCATTTACACCTCCGGTATCGCTTATTGTTGGGCTTGGAGAAGCTATTAATTTGATGCGCAGTGAAGGCCTTGAAAATATAATCAGGCGTCATGCGGTTCTTGCTGAGGCGACAAGGGCGGGAGTCCAGGCAATGGGCTTAAAGCTGTTTGCTCCGCCTGAGGGTAGGGGCAATGCTGTAACGCCTGTTTGGGTGCCCAAGGGCATCGACGGCGGAAAGCTTGTGAAAGGCCTCAAAAACAAATACGGCATAACGATTGCAGGCGGTCAGGACCATCTTAAAGGAAAGATATTTAGAATAGGCCACCTGGGATATTTCGATAGATTTGATATTATGACTACGCTGGCCGGAACAGAGATGGTACTCTCTGATTTGGGCTATCCGGTAGCATTGGGCGTTGGAGTCCAGGCTGCCGAGAAGGTCTTTATGGAAAATCCATTCTAGAAACTAGATACTAGAAACTAGATATTAGAAACTAGACTGTGAAGGTCTAGGGTGAGGGCCATAGGGTCTTTAGCTTCTAGAAGGTGGAGTTGAAAAAAGATTTTATCTAGTCTCTAGTTGGCCCGGTGGGCGACATGGTTTCTAGTTTATGATTGGGGAGGGAATTAAAATTAAAGTTCTGGTTAAAGAGAAGATTGCTCAGGCAGGAATAGATAAGTTGAAAGCCGCCGGTTTTAAAGTTGACGTGAAAACCGATATGTCGGCGGATGAGCTGCTTGATGAGATAGGCAAATATGATGCACTGGTTATTAGGAGTGCGACCAAAGTAACTGAGGATGTTATTGAACGCGCCGATAAGCTGAAAGTCATCGGTCGGGCCGGAATCGGTGTCGACAACGTTGATCTTGAAGCAGCAACAAAACGGGGCATCATCGTTGCTAACGCACCGCAGAGCAATATTATATCTGCGGCAGAGCATACAATTGCCTTGATGATGGCTTGCGCCAGGAATATCCCCCAGGCAAATGCATCTGTGAAGATGGGCAAGTGGGAGAGAAACAAGTTTCAGGGCGTTGAGGTTTATGAGAAGGTCTTGGGCATCATTGGCCTTGGCCGCATCGGAACCTTGGTAGCAACCAGAGCACTTGGTCTTGGTATGAGGGTGCTGGCTTACGACCCGTACGTGTCAAAAGAGAGATTTGCTCAACTGGGCATTGAAAGAGCCGGCACAGTAGATGACGTGCTTAAAGAGGCTGATTTTTTAACGGTTCACCTCCCGAAAACAAAAGAGACGATCGGCATGATCGGTGATCGTGAGTTTGCCATGATGAAAGACGGCATCAGGCTTGTTAATACGGCCAGGGGCGGCATTTATCAGCTCGAGCCTTTGGTTAATGCGATAAAGACAGGAAAAGTTGCGGCTATTGGCGTGGATGTTTTTGATGAGGAGCCACCTGTTGGCAACCCGCTGCTTGAGTTTGATCAGGTGATTTGCACGCCTCACCTCGGAGCATCCACTGTTGAAGCGCAGGATAGGGCGGGCACCCAGATTGCCGAACAGGTAATCGCGGGTCTAAAAGGCGAGTTTGTAAGTAATGCGGTCAATATCCCGCTTGTATCGGTTGAGGCGATGGAGGCGGTGAAGCCTTTCCTGCCGCTTGCTGAAAAATTAGGCAAGATGTTCAACAAACTTGCCGAGGAAGGGATCCACTCGCTGGATGTTGAGTATGTAGGCCCGATATCTAAATACGATACCAAGCTCTTGACCATAGCTGTTCTCAAAGGGGTCTTTGATGGCGTTGTTGAAGAGCAGGTTAACTATGTAAATGCGCCGGTTTTTGCTGAGGAGCGGGGCATTGAGGTCAATGAGAGCAAAAAATCTTCCTCTCAGGATTACATCAATGTAATCCGGTTGAAAGGACGTGATGGCGGCGACGATGTAATGGTCGCCGGTACGCTAGTTGGCAAGAAAAATCAGGAGCGATTCATTAATATCTATAAATTTGATATAGATATGGTTCCATCCAAGTATATGGCGTTCTTCAGGTATGAGGATGTCCCCGGCATGATCGGAAAGGTTGGAACAATACTTGGCCAGCATAACATCAACATCGCAAATATGCAGGTTGGCCGAAAGAAACTCGGCGGCGAGGCTCTGATGGGTGTAAATGTTGATACCCCAATACCCGATGAAGTTATCGAAGAAATAAAGATAGCCGCCGGCATTAGTTTCGCAAAGTTTATGGTGCTATAAAGTAGGTCTAGAATTTGGGGCAAGCGGTTAGCTCTCAGCTTTTTGAGTTATTCGTCTTTAAGTTGATGGCTAAAAGCTGAGAGCTATTAAGCAATTTTGCATTTATCCTGTAAGGTGGTAGTGTCTTATGACTATAGATAAAAATCGCATATACCTTTTCGATACAACTTTACGAGATGGTGAGCAATCTCCAGGAATAAGCTTGAGCACCAGGGAGAAGCTAGAGATAGCTGACCAGTTAGCTAAACTTGGCATAGATGTCATAGAGGCGGGGTTTCCAATAACTTCTCCAGGAGATTTTGAGGCGGTAAGTGCTATCGCTGAGAAGGTGCGTAAACCGGTAATCGCCGCACTGGCAAGAGTCATTGATGCCGATATAGACAGGGCTGCAGAAGCTTTAAAGAAGGCTGAGCGTCCGCGTATCCACACCTTTGTTATGTCTTCAGATATACAAATAGAGCGTCAGCTTAGGAAAACGAGAGAAGAAGTGCTCAAGATGGCGGTGGCGGCTGTTAAGCGGGCAAAGTCTTATTTCGAAGATGTTGAGTTTTCGCCGATGGACGCAACCCGCGCCGACTTTAATTTTCTCTGCAAGCTTGTCGAGGCGACCATTGAAAGCGGGGCGACAGTTATAAATATACCTGATACGGTTGGATATGCGACACCTGACGAGTTCGGGAGGCTAATAGCCGATCTTTTCAAAGCGGTCCCCGCATTGAACGATGTCATAGTTAGCGTACATTGCCATAATGACCTTGGTATGGCGACTGCAAATGCGCTAGCCGCTATTATAAACGGGGCTACGCAAGTTGAAGGTACGATCAATGGCATTGGGGAGCGTGCAGGGAATACCGCACTTGAGGAAATTACGATGATACTTGATACGAGACGCCAAACTCTCGGCAAGTATACGAACATAAAAACAGAGGAAATCGCAAAAACAAGTCGTCTGGTAAGCAGTCTAACCGGGTATCAAGTGCAGTTTAACAAAGCGATTGTCGGCAAAAACGCGTTTGCTCACTCCTCTGGCATTCACCAGGACGGCGTGCTTAAAGAACGCGCAACATTTGAGATCATCGACCCCAAGAAGGTCGGCATAAGCGAGAGCGCGCTTGTTCTTGGCAAAACGTCGGGAAGACACGCGTTCAGAAAGCATCTGGAATCCTTGGGATATCAGCTTGCCGATGATGAGCTTGAAAAGGCATTCGAGCGGTTTAAAGACCTGGCCGACAAGAAGGCAGAAATAACTGATATCGATTTAGCGGCGATACTGGCCGATGAGGTCAGGACTGCCTCGGATGTATACACACTTGAGTATATCCACGTTTGTAGTGGCACCGATACCACGCCTACTGCGACTGTTCGGCTTCGAAAAAATGGTGAGGTAATTGAGAAAACCTCCATTGGCGATGGCCAGGTTGACGCAGCTTGCAAAGCGATTAAGCGGGCGACCGGTGTAAGGGGCGAGCTCATTAGCTACAATGTTAACTCAATTACTGAGGGTCTTGACGCTCAGGGTGATGTTACCATCCAACTGGAGATTAATGGCAAATCTGTGCTAGGTAGGGGTGTTAGCACAGACATTATTGAAGCCAGCGCCAGAGCCTATCTTAACGCAATCAATAAAGCATTGAGTAGTTAAGAAACAATTAGCAATTAGCTTTAAATAGTCTGACTACTGAAAGCTGACAGCTGTCAGTAGTCAGTTAATACCATTGCAGAAATGACCATCATTGGTCGATATTAGAGCGATAGCAAGTAAGCAAAAGAAACGGAGTAGCGAATATGGGGATGACTATAACTGAGAAAATTCTTGCAGCCCATGCAGGAAAAGACAAGGTAAGTCCCGGCGACTTGGTTAATATACGGTTAGATCTTGTTCTGAGCAATGACATAACGGCTCCAATTGCGATAAAGCAGTTTAAAGAGATAGGTGTCGAAGAAGTTTTTGATAAGGATAAAGTGGTTATGGTACCCGATCACTTTGCGCCTAATAAAGATATCGATTCGGCTGAGCAGTGCAAGATGGTAAGGATGTTTGCCCATGAGCAAGATCTTACCAACTACTTTGAAGTAGGAAGGATGGGTATTGAGCACGCACTTCTTCCTGAGCAGGGCCTTGTTCTGCCAGGAGATGCAGTTATAGGTGCGGATTCTCATACTTGCACCTATGGTGGCCTTGGTGCGTTCTCAACTGGGATGGGAAGTACCGACATTGCAGCTGCTATGGCAACGGGAGAGACATGGCTTAAAGTCCCGTCGACAATCAAGTTTGTTTTTAACGGTACGCTTAACCCGTGGGTTTCGGGGAAAGACCTTATTCTTTATACAATAGGTCAAATTGGGGTAGATGGCGCGCTCTATCAGGCGATGGAGTTTACCGGAGAGGCGATATCTGCTCTCTCGATGGACAGCAGGTTTTCCATGTGCAATATGGCGATCGAGGCGGGCGGCAAATCAGGCATTATCGAGCCTGATCAAAAAACACTTGAGTATATACAAGGTCGCTCAAACCGTGAGCACTCTATCTATAAGAGCGATAACGACGCCGAGTATGCAGGCGTATATGAGTGGGATGCCCGCAACATCGAGCTGCAGGTCGCATTCCCACATCTACCATCAAATACTCGCGGCATAAGCGAAGTTGGGGAGATTATTATTGACCAGGTAGTTATCGGTTCATGCACGAACGGTAGACTCGAAGATTTAAGAATCGCAGCACAAATTCTTAAAGGTCGTGAAGTGAATAAGAAGGTTCGCTGTATTATTATTCCTGCCACTCAGGAGATCTATCGCCAGGCTATGAGAGAAGGTCTGCTGGATATATTTATTGAAGCCAAAGCGGCCGTAAGTACGCCGACATGTGGTCCCTGCCTTGGTGGGCATATGGGTATTCTTGCAAAAGGCGAGAGAGCCCTCGCAACCACCAACAGGAACTTTGTTGGCCGTATGGGCCATCCGGAGAGCGAAGTTTACTTAAGCGGTCCCGCAGTTGCAGCGGCTTCGGCAATAGCAGGCAAGATTATTGGCCCAGAACAGCTGTAGGGTTGAAGGACTGCAGTTCGGGGGTCAGGGTGAAGAAGTTCCCCTCCCTTAAGAGGAGGGGTTAGAGGAGGGTAAGACCCGCGTCTCTAGTCCTCATACCATAAACTAAACCGGAGGTTTTGATGAATTATAAAGGCAAAGCTTGGAAATTCGGGAGAGATATCGATACAGATTTAATAATACCTGCGCGTTACTTGAAAACTAGCGATCCGGCGGAACTTGGCAAGCACGCTATGGAAGATGCCGACCCCGAGTTTGTTAGCAAGATAAGCATAGGCGACATTATTGTAGCCGAGGAGAACTTTGGCTGCGGCTCATCAAGGGAGCACGCGCCGATTGCAATTAAGGCAGCTGGTATATCCTGCGTAATTGCCAAATCTTTTGCTAGGATATTTTATCGCAATGCGATTAATATGGGTCTTCCTATCCTGGAGAGCCCAGAGGCAGTAGACGGTATTAATCCTGGAGATGAAGTTCAGGTTGATACAGATAAAGGCGAGATAGCCAATCTTACAACCGGCGAAGTATACCAGGCAAAGCCTTTTCCAGAGTTTATTAGCAATATCATCCGTCAGGGCGGACTGATAAATTACGTAAAAGATAAGGTAAAAAGCAAGCCGGCAGCCCTATAAGCCAGAGAGTAGAGTGTTAGGTTACAAGCCGATTAAGATTATAAAAAGGTGGAGGAGATAAATTGTATAAGATTGGAGTTATGCCCGGTGATGGAACCGGTCCTGAAGTCATAAGGGAAGCATTAAAAGTTTTAGAGGCGGCAAGCGAGGTCGCGGGCTTTAGCTACGAGCTAGTTCACTACGATTTTGGTGGTGACAGGTATTTGGCAACCGGCGAGATTCTGCCCGATTCTGCAATCGAGGAATTCCGTCAGCTGGATGCAATCCTGCTTGGTGCAATTGGTCATCCAGATGTCAAACCAGGAATTCTTGAGAAAGGCATTCTTTTAAGGACAAGGTTTGAGCTTGACCAGTATATAAACTTAAGGCCGGTAAAACTCTATCCGGGCGTTTACACGCCGATCAAAGATAAAGGTCCTGAAGACATAGATTTTGTTGTAGTGCGTGAAAATACAGAGGGTCTTTATGCCGGTGCGGGTGGTTTTTTAAAAAAAGGAACACCTGATGAAGTGGCCGTGCAGGAGAGCATAAACACGCGCAAAGGTGCGGAGCGCTGCATCCGCTATGCCTTCAACTACGCCCGAGAGCGTAACAAAGAAAAAAAACTCACCCTTTGCGGTAAGACCAACGTTTTAACGTATGCATTTGACCTCTGGGAGCGTGCATTCTACGATGTAGCGAAGGAATACCCGGATATTAAGACAGATTATGCGCATGTTGATGCAATCTGCATGTGGTTTGTTAAAAACCCGGAGTGGTTTGATGTCGTTGTGACAGACAACATGTTTGGTGATATTATCACGGACCTTGGTGCGATGATTCAAGGCGGTATGGGAATTGCTGCAGGCGGAAATATCAACCCTGAAGGCGTTTCGATGTTTGAGCCTATCGGCGGCTCTGCCCCGAAATATACGGGCATGAACATAATAAATCCGCTGGCTGCAATCTCGGCCGCTCAGCTAATGCTTGAGCATCTTGGCCAGAAGGATGTCGCAAAGAAGATCGAAGCAGCCGTTATGAAGGTCACAGGCGAGAAACTAAAGAGCCTTGCCGCTGGCCAGATGGGATATAGCACGTCCGAGGTCGGCGATATGGTCGCTAATTTTGTGAGAGAAGGATAGTTAATTTAGAATTACGAATTTCGAATGTCGAAATAAAATCTCCTCCCTTGAGGGGAGGGGCTAGGGGAGGGTGAAGCCCACGTTACTTACCCTCATCCTAAGAGCTAGCGGCTAGGAGCTCAGAGCTAATTGGGAGGTAAAGCAATATGCCTATTGAGAAAGTTGATAAGATATGGCTAAACGGAGAGTTTGTGGACTGGGACAAAGCGCAGGTACACGTATTGACCCATGCCTTACATTATGGGTCGGGCGTATTTGAGGGCATTAGGGCGTATGAAACTCCCAGAGGCACTGCGGTGTTTCGTCTAACTGAGCATATCAAGAGGCTTCATGACTCAGCGAAAGTATATATGATGCCGGTGCCGTATTCGGTTGAGGAGCTTGTCAAGGCCACAAAAGAGCTCGTAAGCATCAATGGGCTTAAGAGCTGCTATATTCGACCAATTGTTTATAGAGGTTACGGCGAGATGGGTTTAAACCCTCTTAACGCACCGGTCGATGTTGCCATTGCGATGTGGTCCTGGGGAACCTACCTTGGTGACGACGGGCTCAAAAATGGTATAAGAGCGATGATCTCCTCATTCAGAAGGATAGATCCGAACTCTCTGCCGCCCGCCGCAAAAGCCACAGGGCAATATATAAACTCAATTCTTGCTAAACTGGAGGCTATCTACAGCAACTACGAAGAGGCAATCATGCTTGATTCCAGGGGGTTTGTTTCAGAAGGAACCGGCGAGAATATATTCGTGGTCAAAAACGGCGTTATCCATACGCCATCGACTGCATCGAGCATACTGGAAGGTATAACCAGAGATACTGTGATGGAGCTGGCAAGAGATATGGGCTTTGAAGTGGTCGAGCGCGATCTTGTAAGGTCTGACCTCTTCTTAGCCGATGAGATATTCGTAACTGGAACTGCAGCTGAGATAACGCCTATTAGAGAGGTAGACAAGCGGGAGATAGGCAAACCCGGCCCGGTTACGGTTGCGCTTCAGGAAAAATTCTTTGCGGTGGTAAAGGGCGAAGATGAGAAATATTCTCACTGGCTAGAGCATATAGAAGTGGAGGAAAAATCCCCCGCTTTTTAACTATCAGCCTTCAGCTTTCAGCTGCCGCTTAAAGATAAAGGAATTAAAAGCTGATGGCTGAGTGTTGCTAGCTGATAACTTTTTCGAGGAACGAGGAATCATGGCAGAAGTCAAACTATACGACACAACACTAAGAGATGGTTCGCAGCGCGAGAGGATATCGTTTTCCGTAACGGATAAACTGAAAATTACTCGCGAGCTAGATAAGCTTGGTATTCACTATATTGAAGGCGGTTGGCCAGGTTCCAATCCAAAGGATACCGAGTATTTCCAGCGTGTGCGCGATTTGCGGCTTAATAATGCAAAGATAATTGCGTTTGGAAGCACCCGGAGAAAAGATATAAGAGCTGAAGACGATTCCAATTTGAAAGCACTTGTCGCTAGCGGCGCTGCCGGTGCATGTATAGTTGGCAAATGCTGGCATATCCATGTTGAGAAGGCTTTAAGAACCACACGCGAAGAGAATCTCAATATGATCTTTGATTCAGTTGCTTATCTAAAGAAAAATGGTCTTGAGGTGTTTTTTGACGCCGAGCACTTTTTTGATGGATTTAAAGACGACCCGGATTATGCGCTCTCTGCACTAAAGGCAGCGGAGGATGCCGGCGCCGATTGGCTGGTTCTTTGCGATACAAACGGCGGTACGATGCCCTTCGAAATCAAGGATATTATCGAGGCGGTGATGCAAAAAGCCAAAGCTCCAATCGGAATACACACGCATAACGATTCGGAATGTGCAGTCGCAAACTCGATAATCGCTGTGCAGGCGGGGGCAACCCAGGTGCAGGGCACCATCAATGGCTATGGCGAGCGCTGCGGTAATGCAAATCTGTGCTCAATAATACCGGCGCTTCAATTGAAGCTTGGCATCGAAGTTGTTTCAGCTGAGCAGCTAAAGCTGCTGACTGAAGTATCGAACTTCGTAAGCGAGATTGCCAATCTAAGTCCTTACCCACATCAGGCCTACGTTGGCCAGAGTGCTTTTGCACATAAGGCGGGACTTCATACAAGCGCAGTCGAACGTGAAGAGAAGGGTTATGCACATATCGACCCAAGTCTGGTCGGAAATATCCAGAGAGTCATTGTTTCTGAACTTGCCGGAAGAAGCACCATTGTTCTTAAAGCCCAGGAACTGGGCATTGACCTTTCCGGCGAGCCGCACAAAGTAAACGATATCCTTAACCGCATAAAGGGCTTAGAGCATGTCGGATACCACTTCGAGGCGGCTGACGCGTCTCTTGAGATATTTCTGCGGAAATCATTGGGCATTCATCCCCAGTTCTTTAAACTTGAACGATTTAGGGTAATCATGGAGAAGCGCGAAGACGGCAAAGTGGCAACTGAGGCTACAATCAAGCTTCAAGTTAGCGGTAAGACGGTTATCGAGACTGCAGAGGGAAATGGCCCTGTAAACGCGCTTGATGGTGCCTTAAGAAAAGCTATACAGTCAGTTTACCCGGCGCTTGCTGACATCGAACTTAACGATTTTAAGGTCCGCGTACTTGACGAAAAGAAGGGCACAGGTGCAGTTACCAGGGTTCTTATCGAGAGCGGTGATGGCAAAAAAACCTGGGGCACTATCGGCGTATCGGAGAATATTATCGAGGCGAGCTGGCAAGCCCTGGTTGACAGTATCGAGTACGGGCTAATGCATAAGAGGGTGCACGAAGAGAACGGACTTAATGGTCTCGGTGCATAAGATGGTGAACGATATTCTCGCGTTCACCTTGGCATAAAACCGTTCATTTACCCTGTTACAGTTATTAGGGCATAAGAGTAGCGCATAAGAGTTATGTTTCGAAGGAGGACGTTTTGAAATACGTTCGGTTCTCATATGGTGGGCCGGTTTATTATGGGATTTTAGAGGGCGATACCGTCAGGCAAATCGATGGAACTCCTTTTCGACCTTTCATACCAACTGAGAAAATATATCCGCTTGAAAAGGTGAGGCTTTTTGAGCCAACTATCCCATCAAAAGTAGTAGCGGTTGGCCTAAATTATACTGATCATGCGCATGAACTCGGCATGGAGATTCCTGATGAGCCGCTGATTTTCCTTAAGCCTCCATCGTCGGTAATTGGAACCGACGAGTCAATTATTTATCCCAGCATGAGCAAGCATGTTGAGTATGAGGCTGAGCTTGCAATTGTAATGAAAGAGGTAGCGCGGCATGTGGCGCCTACCAAGGCCCTTGATTACATCCTTGGGTTTGCTTGTGCAAATGATGTGACCGCGCGCGATCTTCAGAAGAAAGATGGTCAATGGACAAGGGCAAAGGGTTTCGACACGTTTTGTCCACTTGGCCCTTGCATAGTAAGTGATATAGATCCACACCACCTCAGTATTGAGCTGAAAGTAAACGGTGAGACCAAGCAGTCATCCAACACAATGAATATGATTTTTAGACCCGAAACTCTTATTTCCTTTATCTCTCACGTTATGACTCTCTGCCCGGGAGACGTTATATTAACAGGGACTCCACCCGGTGTTGGGCCGATAACTCCTGGCGATGAGGTCGAAGTTACGATTCAAGAGATAGGCACGCTAAAGAATAAGGTTATCAAGTTGTAATTTATTAAGTTGTAATAGCCGATAGCTGAAGGCTTAGACATCGCTTATTAAGGTAAGAGGTATCTTATGCCGGAATTGATACAAATCAAAGAGAACATCTACTACCTAACTGATTCCCACCACACAAATATTGGAATCGTCGAGATAGGCGACAACCGGACCGTTGCCGTAGATAGCGGTATGAATGATGCCGATGGCCAGATGATTTTAGCAGCACTAGAATCCAAAGGGCTTGGGCTTGCTGCAATAATCAATACGCACTCTCATGCCGACCACTACGGTGGCAATAACTATCTAGTCGGTGAGACCGCGTGCAAGGTTTATGCGCCGCCTATCGAAGCGGCCATAATGGCCAACCCATCCCTTGAGTCTTTTTATCTCTACGGTGCCTATCCGCCAGCAGAGCTTCGCCAGCCTTTCTTAATGGCAAAAGTATCTCCTGTTGATGTGCTACTAGATGAGCCTGCTGTAAAGATAGGTGACATGACCTTTGATATAGTTACACTTAAGGGGCACTCTCCGAATCAGATTGGAGTCGTTGTCGACGGCGTATTTTTTTGTAGCGACAGCGTATTTTCTTCCAGGGCATGGGAGCGCTTGGTTCTGGTTTATGCAATGGACATTGGTGAGACGATTAAGTCCATTGAGAAGTTAAAGAAAGTGCAAGCTGAGAGCTTTGTACCATCTCATGATGTGCCAACAGGCGATATTACAGAGCTGGTTGATTTAAATCTAGCCTGGGTTCAGTCGATTATCGATAGTCTTCTTAAAATCATCCGCATGCCGAATGATACTGCGACCATTCTGCGAGAAATATGCGACAAATACGGCCTTAAAATTCGCAATCTGCAGCAATACTATCTTTGTTTAGACACCTTAAAAGCGTACCTTAGCTTTCTCTTGGAAAAAGGTCTGGCCACTTACGAATTTGCCGCAAACCGCCTCATATGGCGATCTGTAGGGTAATGCTGCATATTGCAATTAAGCAAGACATGAACCAAGGCTATGCCGCTTCAATGCTTTTTTATGTTAAAATATTAAAGACTTATTTAAACTGTCGGTTGGTCTATGCTTGGGGGAATATAAGTGGCGCTTGATGAGAAGTTAAAAACAGAGCAGGTTGACGACCTCTTTGATGCCATCTTGAAACTCAAAACCAGGCAGGAAGCATACCGGTTCTTTGAGGATTTATGCACGGTAGCCGAGATAAGGTCAATGGCACAGCGCTG
Coding sequences within:
- a CDS encoding 3-isopropylmalate dehydrogenase, which produces MPGDGTGPEVIREALKVLEAASEVAGFSYELVHYDFGGDRYLATGEILPDSAIEEFRQLDAILLGAIGHPDVKPGILEKGILLRTRFELDQYINLRPVKLYPGVYTPIKDKGPEDIDFVVVRENTEGLYAGAGGFLKKGTPDEVAVQESINTRKGAERCIRYAFNYARERNKEKKLTLCGKTNVLTYAFDLWERAFYDVAKEYPDIKTDYAHVDAICMWFVKNPEWFDVVVTDNMFGDIITDLGAMIQGGMGIAAGGNINPEGVSMFEPIGGSAPKYTGMNIINPLAAISAAQLMLEHLGQKDVAKKIEAAVMKVTGEKLKSLAAGQMGYSTSEVGDMVANFVREG
- a CDS encoding alanine--glyoxylate aminotransferase family protein, with amino-acid sequence EYMMTPGPTPVPAEVLLSQARPMFHHRTPKFSELLAFVEDGLKYIFETKNDVLIFSSSGTGVMESSVVNLLSAGDKVICCSNGKFGDRLVKLNETYGMNVIKLEYPWEQVVNPEDIKRELDANPDVKAVFVVQSETSTGVLNDVKSIGEIVKNYDAVLVVDSITGIGAVECKTDEWNLDVVMTGSQKGLMMPPGLAAVSVSEKAWAATEKSTLPKFYFSWKKSADSLHKAEPTTPFTPPVSLIVGLGEAINLMRSEGLENIIRRHAVLAEATRAGVQAMGLKLFAPPEGRGNAVTPVWVPKGIDGGKLVKGLKNKYGITIAGGQDHLKGKIFRIGHLGYFDRFDIMTTLAGTEMVLSDLGYPVALGVGVQAAEKVFMENPF
- the serA gene encoding phosphoglycerate dehydrogenase, with protein sequence MIGEGIKIKVLVKEKIAQAGIDKLKAAGFKVDVKTDMSADELLDEIGKYDALVIRSATKVTEDVIERADKLKVIGRAGIGVDNVDLEAATKRGIIVANAPQSNIISAAEHTIALMMACARNIPQANASVKMGKWERNKFQGVEVYEKVLGIIGLGRIGTLVATRALGLGMRVLAYDPYVSKERFAQLGIERAGTVDDVLKEADFLTVHLPKTKETIGMIGDREFAMMKDGIRLVNTARGGIYQLEPLVNAIKTGKVAAIGVDVFDEEPPVGNPLLEFDQVICTPHLGASTVEAQDRAGTQIAEQVIAGLKGEFVSNAVNIPLVSVEAMEAVKPFLPLAEKLGKMFNKLAEEGIHSLDVEYVGPISKYDTKLLTIAVLKGVFDGVVEEQVNYVNAPVFAEERGIEVNESKKSSSQDYINVIRLKGRDGGDDVMVAGTLVGKKNQERFINIYKFDIDMVPSKYMAFFRYEDVPGMIGKVGTILGQHNINIANMQVGRKKLGGEALMGVNVDTPIPDEVIEEIKIAAGISFAKFMVL
- the leuD gene encoding 3-isopropylmalate dehydratase small subunit, yielding MNYKGKAWKFGRDIDTDLIIPARYLKTSDPAELGKHAMEDADPEFVSKISIGDIIVAEENFGCGSSREHAPIAIKAAGISCVIAKSFARIFYRNAINMGLPILESPEAVDGINPGDEVQVDTDKGEIANLTTGEVYQAKPFPEFISNIIRQGGLINYVKDKVKSKPAAL
- the leuC gene encoding 3-isopropylmalate dehydratase large subunit; translated protein: MGMTITEKILAAHAGKDKVSPGDLVNIRLDLVLSNDITAPIAIKQFKEIGVEEVFDKDKVVMVPDHFAPNKDIDSAEQCKMVRMFAHEQDLTNYFEVGRMGIEHALLPEQGLVLPGDAVIGADSHTCTYGGLGAFSTGMGSTDIAAAMATGETWLKVPSTIKFVFNGTLNPWVSGKDLILYTIGQIGVDGALYQAMEFTGEAISALSMDSRFSMCNMAIEAGGKSGIIEPDQKTLEYIQGRSNREHSIYKSDNDAEYAGVYEWDARNIELQVAFPHLPSNTRGISEVGEIIIDQVVIGSCTNGRLEDLRIAAQILKGREVNKKVRCIIIPATQEIYRQAMREGLLDIFIEAKAAVSTPTCGPCLGGHMGILAKGERALATTNRNFVGRMGHPESEVYLSGPAVAAASAIAGKIIGPEQL
- a CDS encoding 2-isopropylmalate synthase; this translates as MTIDKNRIYLFDTTLRDGEQSPGISLSTREKLEIADQLAKLGIDVIEAGFPITSPGDFEAVSAIAEKVRKPVIAALARVIDADIDRAAEALKKAERPRIHTFVMSSDIQIERQLRKTREEVLKMAVAAVKRAKSYFEDVEFSPMDATRADFNFLCKLVEATIESGATVINIPDTVGYATPDEFGRLIADLFKAVPALNDVIVSVHCHNDLGMATANALAAIINGATQVEGTINGIGERAGNTALEEITMILDTRRQTLGKYTNIKTEEIAKTSRLVSSLTGYQVQFNKAIVGKNAFAHSSGIHQDGVLKERATFEIIDPKKVGISESALVLGKTSGRHAFRKHLESLGYQLADDELEKAFERFKDLADKKAEITDIDLAAILADEVRTASDVYTLEYIHVCSGTDTTPTATVRLRKNGEVIEKTSIGDGQVDAACKAIKRATGVRGELISYNVNSITEGLDAQGDVTIQLEINGKSVLGRGVSTDIIEASARAYLNAINKALSS
- a CDS encoding branched-chain amino acid transaminase; its protein translation is MPIEKVDKIWLNGEFVDWDKAQVHVLTHALHYGSGVFEGIRAYETPRGTAVFRLTEHIKRLHDSAKVYMMPVPYSVEELVKATKELVSINGLKSCYIRPIVYRGYGEMGLNPLNAPVDVAIAMWSWGTYLGDDGLKNGIRAMISSFRRIDPNSLPPAAKATGQYINSILAKLEAIYSNYEEAIMLDSRGFVSEGTGENIFVVKNGVIHTPSTASSILEGITRDTVMELARDMGFEVVERDLVRSDLFLADEIFVTGTAAEITPIREVDKREIGKPGPVTVALQEKFFAVVKGEDEKYSHWLEHIEVEEKSPAF